In the genome of Triticum urartu cultivar G1812 chromosome 5, Tu2.1, whole genome shotgun sequence, one region contains:
- the LOC125509734 gene encoding protein LTV1 homolog isoform X1 produces the protein MAGAGVGGRKARNFATFRLFPRDGAADPNDRVFVRVDNNAYTIPGFGDDEDPSLSPTAAADQFPSSTSAPLPDHVRQQILELGLPDDGYNYLLHLRELRPSAVASSFVPSHTARPEQLPLDVKAYDASKVRVSSGKVEEELDEGRTMCKVAAKTAPVRRVEKAVDPDVARLLDESEDEGLEEDFVIMANQAEGDDMEDESEEEGGGVFSDVENDEEFDNEEDEPKPRVPRLLDEQFDLLALEEYGASDDDDGAVRDGEHELPTEVIDELKLFHNQNVCVDEEYRTPADFVRGKLDSTTAEEVDESANVIQKCAEYAERYLNETAEDEEVLLVSESSDESEVWDCETIVSTYSNLDNHPGKIQTPGNPRNRLPKVFPGETATTKDIIKLHGKEKLPVDYLPQRKRKVEKEKKAKPTEASDAEYYFEKVVVQKETKDEKKARKSAVKEEKREARKAKKELKELYKFETQKAQKVAAVTGPSSIRLI, from the exons atggcaGGAGCAGGAGTCGGCGGCCGCAAGGCTCGCAACTTCGCGACCTTTCGCCTATTCCCCCGCGACGGTGCCGCCGACCCCAACGACCGCGTCTTCGTCCGCGTCGACAACAACGCCTACACCATCCCCGGCTTCGGCGACGACGAAGACCCTTCCCTCtcccccaccgccgccgccgaccaatTCCCTTCCTCCACCTCTGCCCCCCTCCCCGACCACGTCCGCCAGCAGATCCTTGAGCTCGGCCTCCCCGACGATGGCTACAACTACCTTCTCCATCTCCGTGAGCTGCGGCCCTCCGCTGTGGCCTCCTCCTTCGTGCCCAGCCATACCGCCCGCCCAGAGCAACTTCCCCTGGACGTCAAG GCCTATGATGCAAGCAAGGTGCGGGTTTCTTCTGGCAAGGTCGAGGAAGAGCTGGACGAGGGGAGGACCATGTGTAAGGTGGCCGCAAAGACGGCACCGGTGAGGCGAGTTGAGAAGGCCGTCGACCCTGACGTTGCAAGGTTGCTCGATGAGAGCGAGGATGAGGGTTTGGAGGAGGATTTCGTCATCATGGCAAACCAAGCCGAAGGGGATGACATGGAGGATGAAAGTGAGGAAGAGGGTGGTGGTGTGTTCAGTGATGTGGAAAATGATGAGGAGTTCGACAATGAAGAGGATGAGCCCAAGCCGAGGGTGCCACGATTGCTGGATGAACAATTTGATTTG CTTGCTCTGGAAGAGTATGGAgctagtgatgatgatgatggagcTGTTAGAGATGGGGAACATGAACTCCCAACAGAGGTTATAGATGAATTGAAGTTGTTCCACAATCAAAATGTATGTGTTGATGAAGAATATAGAACACCAGCAGATTTTGTTCGTGGAAAACTTGACTCAACCACCGCTGAGGAGGTGGATGAATCTGCTAATGTGATCCAAAAGTGTGCTGAATATGCTGAAAGGTATTTAAATGAAACTGCAGAAGATGAAGAGGTCTTGCTTGTTTCAGAAAGCAGTGATGAATCTGAAGTTTGGGACTGTGAGACCATTGTTTCCACGTACTCTAACTTGGACAATCATCCTGGCAAAATTCAAACTCCAGGAAATCCTAGAAATCGTCTTCCCAAAGTTTTCCCTGGGGAAACAGCAACAACGAAAGATATCATCAAGCTTCATGGTAAAGAGAAACTTCCTGTAGATTACCTGCCACAGAGGAAAAGAAAAGTTGAAAAGGAGAAGAAAGCAAAGCCCACAGAAGCTTCAGATGCTGAATATTATTTTGAAAAGGTAGTAGTTCAGAAGGAAACAAAAGATGAAAAGAAAGCTAGAAAG TCCGCGGTAAAAGAAGAGAAGAGAGAAGCCCGGAAAGCAAAGAAAGAGCTGAAAGAACTGTATAAATTTGAAACACAGAAGGCTCAGAAAGTTGCCGCTGTTACAGGACCATCTTCCATACGGCTAAT ATAA
- the LOC125509734 gene encoding protein LTV1 homolog isoform X2 yields MAGAGVGGRKARNFATFRLFPRDGAADPNDRVFVRVDNNAYTIPGFGDDEDPSLSPTAAADQFPSSTSAPLPDHVRQQILELGLPDDGYNYLLHLRELRPSAVASSFVPSHTARPEQLPLDVKAYDASKVRVSSGKVEEELDEGRTMCKVAAKTAPVRRVEKAVDPDVARLLDESEDEGLEEDFVIMANQAEGDDMEDESEEEGGGVFSDVENDEEFDNEEDEPKPRVPRLLDEQFDLLALEEYGASDDDDGAVRDGEHELPTEVIDELKLFHNQNVCVDEEYRTPADFVRGKLDSTTAEEVDESANVIQKCAEYAERYLNETAEDEEVLLVSESSDESEVWDCETIVSTYSNLDNHPGKIQTPGNPRNRLPKVFPGETATTKDIIKLHGKEKLPVDYLPQRKRKVEKEKKAKPTEASDAEYYFEKVVVQKETKDEKKARKSAVKEEKREARKAKKELKELYKFETQKAQKVAAVTGPSSIRLM; encoded by the exons atggcaGGAGCAGGAGTCGGCGGCCGCAAGGCTCGCAACTTCGCGACCTTTCGCCTATTCCCCCGCGACGGTGCCGCCGACCCCAACGACCGCGTCTTCGTCCGCGTCGACAACAACGCCTACACCATCCCCGGCTTCGGCGACGACGAAGACCCTTCCCTCtcccccaccgccgccgccgaccaatTCCCTTCCTCCACCTCTGCCCCCCTCCCCGACCACGTCCGCCAGCAGATCCTTGAGCTCGGCCTCCCCGACGATGGCTACAACTACCTTCTCCATCTCCGTGAGCTGCGGCCCTCCGCTGTGGCCTCCTCCTTCGTGCCCAGCCATACCGCCCGCCCAGAGCAACTTCCCCTGGACGTCAAG GCCTATGATGCAAGCAAGGTGCGGGTTTCTTCTGGCAAGGTCGAGGAAGAGCTGGACGAGGGGAGGACCATGTGTAAGGTGGCCGCAAAGACGGCACCGGTGAGGCGAGTTGAGAAGGCCGTCGACCCTGACGTTGCAAGGTTGCTCGATGAGAGCGAGGATGAGGGTTTGGAGGAGGATTTCGTCATCATGGCAAACCAAGCCGAAGGGGATGACATGGAGGATGAAAGTGAGGAAGAGGGTGGTGGTGTGTTCAGTGATGTGGAAAATGATGAGGAGTTCGACAATGAAGAGGATGAGCCCAAGCCGAGGGTGCCACGATTGCTGGATGAACAATTTGATTTG CTTGCTCTGGAAGAGTATGGAgctagtgatgatgatgatggagcTGTTAGAGATGGGGAACATGAACTCCCAACAGAGGTTATAGATGAATTGAAGTTGTTCCACAATCAAAATGTATGTGTTGATGAAGAATATAGAACACCAGCAGATTTTGTTCGTGGAAAACTTGACTCAACCACCGCTGAGGAGGTGGATGAATCTGCTAATGTGATCCAAAAGTGTGCTGAATATGCTGAAAGGTATTTAAATGAAACTGCAGAAGATGAAGAGGTCTTGCTTGTTTCAGAAAGCAGTGATGAATCTGAAGTTTGGGACTGTGAGACCATTGTTTCCACGTACTCTAACTTGGACAATCATCCTGGCAAAATTCAAACTCCAGGAAATCCTAGAAATCGTCTTCCCAAAGTTTTCCCTGGGGAAACAGCAACAACGAAAGATATCATCAAGCTTCATGGTAAAGAGAAACTTCCTGTAGATTACCTGCCACAGAGGAAAAGAAAAGTTGAAAAGGAGAAGAAAGCAAAGCCCACAGAAGCTTCAGATGCTGAATATTATTTTGAAAAGGTAGTAGTTCAGAAGGAAACAAAAGATGAAAAGAAAGCTAGAAAG TCCGCGGTAAAAGAAGAGAAGAGAGAAGCCCGGAAAGCAAAGAAAGAGCTGAAAGAACTGTATAAATTTGAAACACAGAAGGCTCAGAAAGTTGCCGCTGTTACAGGACCATCTTCCATACGGCTAATGTAA